A single Syngnathus acus chromosome 8, fSynAcu1.2, whole genome shotgun sequence DNA region contains:
- the mosmoa gene encoding uncharacterized protein C16orf52 homolog B — protein sequence MDKLTIISGCLFLAADIFAIASIANPDWINTGESAGALTVGLVRQCQTIHGRDRTCIPPRLPPEWVTTLFFIIMGIISLTVTCGLLIASHWRREATKYARWIAFTGMILFCMAALIFPIGFYINEVGGQPYKLPNNTVVGSSYVLFVLSIFFTIVGLLFAGKVCLPG from the exons ATGGATAAGCTGACCATCATTTCAGGGTGCCTGTTTCTGGCGGCAGATATCTTTGCAATAGCAAGCATCGCCAACCCGGACTGGATCAACACTGGCGAGTCGGCAG GCGCCCTCACAGTCGGTCTAGTCCGGCAATGTCAGACCATCCACGGACGGGACCGGACTTGCATCCCCCCGCGGTTGCCCCCTGAGTGGGTCACCACGCTGTTCTTCATCATCATGGGCATCATCTCACTCACCGTCACCTGCGGACTCCTCATAGCATCGCACTGGCGCAGAGAGGCCACCAAGTACGCCCGCTGGATCGCCTTCACTGGCA TGATCCTGTTCTGCATGGCGGCACTGATCTTCCCCATTGGCTTCTACATCAACGAGGTGGGAGGCCAACCCTACAAGCTGCCCAACAACACGGTGGTGGGCTCCTCCTACGTGCTCTTTGTCCTCTCCATCTTCTTCACCATAGTCGGACTGCTGTTCGCCGGCAAAGTTTGCCTCCCGGGCTGA